From a single Mycolicibacterium moriokaense genomic region:
- a CDS encoding RNA polymerase sigma factor SigF, protein MFRELEGVPEDTAAFQRQRDRIVERCLPLADHIARRFDGRGESRDDLVQVARVGLVNAVIRFDVNAGSDFVSFAVPTIMGEVRRHFRDNSWSVKVPRRLKELHLRLGAATAELSQRLGRAPTASELAAELDMDRDEVIEGLVAGSSYNTLSIDSGGSGTEDAPAIADTLGDVDLGLDQIENREALRPLLEALPERERTVLLLRFFESLTQTQIAERVGISQMHVSRLLAKSLARLRDQLE, encoded by the coding sequence ATGTTCCGCGAGCTGGAGGGCGTGCCCGAAGACACGGCGGCCTTCCAGCGGCAACGCGACCGCATCGTCGAGCGGTGCCTGCCGTTGGCCGACCACATCGCCCGCCGCTTCGATGGCCGCGGGGAATCCCGCGACGATCTGGTTCAGGTGGCGCGGGTGGGCCTGGTCAATGCGGTGATCCGGTTCGACGTGAACGCCGGTTCGGACTTCGTCTCGTTCGCCGTGCCGACGATCATGGGAGAGGTCCGCCGCCACTTCCGCGACAACAGCTGGTCGGTCAAGGTGCCCCGCCGACTAAAGGAACTTCACCTACGGCTGGGCGCCGCGACCGCGGAACTGTCCCAGCGGCTGGGGCGCGCCCCCACCGCATCGGAACTGGCCGCCGAGCTGGACATGGACCGCGACGAGGTCATCGAGGGTCTGGTGGCCGGAAGCTCGTACAACACGCTGTCGATCGACAGTGGCGGCAGCGGCACCGAGGATGCCCCGGCGATCGCCGACACCCTCGGCGACGTCGATCTGGGACTCGATCAGATCGAGAACCGAGAAGCGTTGCGGCCGTTACTCGAAGCGCTTCCGGAGCGGGAACGAACGGTGCTGTTGCTGCGATTCTTCGAATCGCTCACGCAGACGCAGATCGCCGAGCGCGTTGGCATCTCGCAGATGCACGTGTCTCGCCTGCTGGCGAAATCGCTAGCGCGTCTTCGTGATCAGCTGGAGTGA
- a CDS encoding ATP-binding protein yields the protein MADVAKSNNGHQRKAGSVELRVAATLENLAVLRTLVAAVATYEDLDFDSVADLRLAVDEACTRLIRCAVPDATLLLVVDPQEDAVVIHASTTCKSPDILAPGSFSWHVLSSLTDDVRTFQDGQGPEEGQVFGISMTTRRASSLQ from the coding sequence ATGGCCGACGTTGCTAAATCAAACAACGGGCACCAACGGAAGGCCGGGTCGGTCGAACTTCGAGTGGCCGCCACACTGGAAAACCTTGCGGTGCTTCGGACACTCGTCGCCGCCGTGGCCACCTACGAGGATCTGGACTTCGACTCCGTTGCCGATCTGCGGTTGGCCGTCGATGAGGCATGTACACGGCTCATCCGATGCGCAGTCCCGGACGCGACGCTGTTGCTGGTTGTCGATCCGCAGGAGGACGCGGTTGTCATCCACGCGTCGACGACATGCAAGAGTCCCGACATCCTGGCACCCGGCAGCTTCAGCTGGCATGTGCTGAGCTCACTGACCGACGACGTGCGGACCTTCCAGGACGGGCAGGGCCCTGAGGAAGGACAGGTGTTCGGGATTTCGATGACGACGAGGCGAGCGAGCTCGCTGCAGTGA
- a CDS encoding DNA topoisomerase IB: MRLRRSQLRGPGLRRVRRGQGFSYHYPDGSPVTDEETLSRIKNLVIPPAWKKVWICSYPNGHIQAVGTDAAGRRQYLYHQQWQEDRNEEKFDRALHMSAALPEMRQQIASDLRGRGLTRDRVIALALQLLDLGYFRSGSEQYAEENNSFGLATLLCEHVTLAQDAVEFDYPAKSGVRRTLKIEDPEVVRSVRALMRRPDRTERLLVCRNGSGWTELHADDLNGRFKELVGDEYTVKDLRTWHGTVLAAAAFVDADPPENKSVIKRVESAVMKEVAEELGNTPAVARGSYVDPRVVEGYESGLTIAAAARRAAKTKAVDKRQAILDSGTARLIRKVAKGNKG, encoded by the coding sequence ATGCGGCTTCGCCGTAGCCAGTTGCGCGGCCCCGGCCTGCGTCGGGTGCGAAGAGGGCAGGGATTCTCCTACCACTACCCCGATGGCTCCCCGGTCACCGATGAAGAGACGCTGAGCCGCATCAAAAACCTCGTGATCCCGCCGGCCTGGAAGAAGGTCTGGATCTGCTCCTATCCCAATGGGCACATCCAGGCGGTCGGAACCGACGCCGCCGGCCGCAGACAGTACCTCTATCACCAGCAGTGGCAGGAGGACCGCAACGAGGAGAAGTTCGACCGGGCGCTGCACATGTCCGCCGCGCTGCCCGAGATGCGGCAGCAGATCGCCTCCGACTTGCGTGGCCGCGGGCTCACCCGCGACCGCGTGATCGCGCTGGCACTGCAGCTGCTCGATCTCGGGTACTTCCGATCGGGATCAGAACAGTACGCCGAAGAGAACAACTCGTTCGGCCTCGCGACGCTGCTCTGTGAGCACGTGACGCTCGCGCAGGATGCCGTCGAGTTCGACTATCCAGCCAAGAGCGGGGTGCGCCGCACCCTGAAGATCGAGGACCCCGAGGTGGTGCGATCGGTGCGTGCGCTTATGCGCAGACCCGACCGCACCGAGCGGTTGCTGGTGTGCCGCAACGGTTCCGGTTGGACCGAGCTGCACGCCGACGATCTCAATGGTCGCTTCAAAGAGCTCGTCGGCGACGAGTACACGGTCAAGGACCTTCGCACCTGGCATGGCACGGTCCTGGCGGCGGCGGCGTTCGTCGATGCCGATCCCCCGGAGAACAAGTCCGTGATCAAGCGAGTGGAATCGGCGGTCATGAAAGAGGTCGCCGAGGAACTCGGCAACACTCCCGCGGTGGCCCGGGGGTCCTACGTCGACCCCCGCGTCGTCGAGGGATACGAGTCCGGCCTCACGATCGCCGCCGCTGCCCGGCGCGCCGCGAAAACCAAAGCGGTGGACAAACGTCAGGCGATTCTGGACAGCGGCACCGCGCGATTGATCCGCAAGGTCGCGAAGGGCAACAAGGGCTAG
- the mbp1 gene encoding microaggregate-binding protein 1, which yields MTEKNSGPEEGIKGAVEDVKGKAKEAVGTVTGRDDMVREGKAQQDKADAQQDAAQKEAEAEAARGGAKAAEKRQEAEQR from the coding sequence ATGACCGAGAAGAACAGTGGTCCCGAAGAAGGCATCAAGGGCGCCGTCGAGGACGTGAAGGGTAAGGCCAAGGAAGCGGTTGGCACCGTGACCGGGCGTGACGACATGGTCCGCGAGGGCAAGGCTCAGCAGGACAAGGCCGATGCGCAGCAAGATGCGGCGCAGAAGGAAGCCGAGGCCGAAGCCGCCCGCGGAGGCGCCAAAGCTGCTGAGAAGCGCCAAGAGGCCGAGCAGCGATAG
- the usfY gene encoding protein UsfY, with product MKGPKDPVDHARTTRPHAGESMKDNKIMPGLIVIGVALVLFVSCLAAFATRHQDVGLTLASVAVAGFIVGGGWLLVEHLRVRRIEDRWYAEHPDALRQRPSS from the coding sequence ATGAAAGGCCCGAAAGATCCCGTCGACCACGCCAGGACAACGCGCCCGCACGCCGGGGAGTCGATGAAGGACAACAAGATCATGCCGGGGCTCATCGTGATCGGGGTGGCCCTTGTGCTGTTCGTCTCGTGCTTGGCGGCGTTCGCCACGCGTCACCAAGATGTCGGCCTGACGCTGGCGTCCGTCGCCGTTGCGGGATTCATCGTCGGCGGCGGCTGGCTGCTGGTCGAACACCTGCGGGTGCGGCGGATCGAAGACCGTTGGTACGCAGAGCATCCCGATGCACTGCGGCAACGGCCCAGCAGTTAG
- a CDS encoding flavodoxin family protein — MTAPRPSLTAVALVCSLKRSPAQSSSELIAEHVCAQLRTRGVKTESLRCADYAISPGVEADMGEGDEWPRIREKLLECDILVLATPVWLGHPSSVAQRVLERLDAELSNTDDAERPVMVGKVALVAVVGNEDGAHKVVADCFQGLNDIGYTIPAQGCTYWNGEAMQSGDYKDLDEVPEAVASTTAAAARNAAHLATVLRERQYPPYQ, encoded by the coding sequence ATGACCGCCCCGCGGCCGTCGCTGACGGCCGTCGCGCTGGTGTGCAGCCTCAAACGCAGTCCGGCACAGTCGAGTAGCGAGTTGATCGCCGAGCACGTCTGCGCACAACTGCGCACCCGCGGGGTGAAGACCGAGTCGCTGCGCTGCGCCGACTACGCGATTTCGCCTGGCGTGGAGGCGGATATGGGGGAGGGCGACGAATGGCCCCGCATCCGCGAGAAGCTGCTGGAATGCGACATCCTGGTCCTGGCGACACCGGTGTGGCTCGGTCACCCCTCCAGCGTCGCGCAGCGCGTGCTCGAGCGCTTGGATGCCGAACTGTCCAACACCGACGACGCCGAGCGGCCGGTGATGGTCGGCAAGGTGGCGCTGGTCGCGGTCGTCGGAAACGAGGACGGGGCGCACAAGGTCGTCGCCGACTGCTTCCAGGGACTCAACGACATCGGCTACACCATCCCCGCCCAGGGATGCACGTACTGGAACGGCGAGGCCATGCAGTCCGGCGACTACAAGGACCTCGACGAGGTGCCCGAGGCGGTCGCTTCCACCACCGCCGCCGCGGCCCGCAACGCCGCCCATCTGGCGACTGTCCTGCGTGAACGGCAGTACCCGCCGTATCAGTGA
- a CDS encoding PAS and ANTAR domain-containing protein produces MTDDAAGGEGQTPIEHADGGGEPQRVGSFKYFFADERWEWAPQVQRMHGYAGDVVPTTELVLSHKHPDDYGQVAATLDEIRRTAGAFSTRHRIVDTHGEVHHVVVVGDQMFDDTGTVIGTHGFYVDVTPSVQQRHDRIVTEAVAEIAEARALIEQAKGMLMVIYRISADSAFELLRWRSQETNTKLRALAEQIVRDFLELRYDDELPPRSAYDRLLLTAHNRVAS; encoded by the coding sequence ATGACCGACGACGCGGCCGGAGGGGAAGGGCAGACGCCTATCGAGCATGCCGACGGTGGCGGGGAGCCTCAGCGCGTCGGGTCGTTCAAGTACTTCTTCGCCGATGAGCGCTGGGAGTGGGCACCCCAGGTTCAACGGATGCACGGTTACGCGGGCGACGTCGTGCCCACCACGGAACTGGTGCTGTCGCACAAGCATCCCGACGACTACGGCCAGGTCGCCGCCACACTCGACGAGATCCGCCGGACGGCGGGCGCGTTCTCCACCAGGCACCGCATCGTCGACACCCACGGCGAGGTGCACCACGTCGTCGTGGTCGGTGACCAGATGTTCGACGACACCGGGACGGTGATCGGGACCCACGGCTTCTACGTCGACGTCACGCCGTCGGTTCAGCAGCGCCACGACCGGATCGTCACCGAGGCGGTCGCGGAGATCGCCGAGGCGCGGGCACTGATCGAGCAGGCAAAGGGCATGCTGATGGTCATCTACCGGATCAGCGCTGACTCCGCGTTCGAACTGCTCAGGTGGCGTTCGCAGGAAACCAACACCAAGTTACGGGCGTTGGCCGAGCAGATTGTCAGGGACTTCCTCGAACTGCGCTACGACGATGAGTTGCCGCCCCGAAGCGCGTACGACAGGCTGCTGCTCACCGCGCATAACCGCGTCGCATCCTGA
- a CDS encoding restriction endonuclease, whose protein sequence is MSVRALTIRRVVLKWLLLAGVAAGLSTWALGASPSWSLVVAVVAPMTLAAAPRFVRGALVGLRTPHPREDPAATLTGTEFEDYVARIARSSGAPVIMTPLSGDWGVDIIVGKRPNRLAIQCKRQSRPVGASAVQEVVAGAPMQECARTMVVTNHEFTPAARKLAELHGCELVSGAELSRLRATIRRLTEPSTPTGV, encoded by the coding sequence ATGTCGGTGCGCGCCCTTACGATTCGCCGCGTGGTGCTGAAGTGGCTGTTGCTCGCCGGGGTCGCGGCCGGTTTGTCGACTTGGGCGCTGGGGGCCTCACCTTCATGGAGCCTTGTGGTGGCCGTCGTCGCGCCCATGACCCTTGCAGCGGCGCCGCGCTTCGTCCGCGGGGCGCTCGTCGGCTTGCGCACCCCGCACCCACGCGAGGACCCGGCCGCCACGTTGACCGGCACCGAATTCGAGGACTACGTCGCGCGGATCGCACGGTCGAGTGGTGCGCCGGTCATCATGACCCCGCTCAGCGGTGACTGGGGTGTCGACATCATCGTCGGGAAGCGGCCGAATCGTCTTGCCATCCAATGCAAACGGCAGTCGCGCCCTGTCGGCGCAAGTGCGGTGCAGGAAGTGGTCGCCGGTGCACCGATGCAGGAGTGCGCCAGGACCATGGTCGTCACGAACCACGAATTCACCCCTGCTGCACGCAAACTCGCGGAACTGCACGGCTGCGAACTGGTGAGCGGAGCGGAGCTCAGTCGCCTCCGCGCGACGATCCGACGGCTGACCGAGCCCTCAACACCGACCGGGGTCTAG
- the lat gene encoding L-lysine 6-transaminase, with protein MTAVLSHSAHDASAASPVGPDDVRDVLARSILADGLDLVLDIDRSRGSHLVDARTGKRYLDMFTFFASSALGMNHPALADDDGFRAELAVAAINKPSNSDVYSVPMARFVATFARVLGDPALPHLFFVDGGALAVENALKVAFDWKSRHNEARGIDPELGTKVLHLRGAFHGRSGYTLSLTNTDPNKVARFPKFDWPRIDAPYLRPGVDMDAVEAESLRQARAEFESHPHDIACFIAEPIQGEGGDRHFRPQFFAAMRALCDEFDALLIFDEVQTGCGMTGTPWAYQQLGVAPDVVAFGKKTQVCGIMAGRRVDEVSDNVFAVSSRINSTWGGNLADMVRSRRILEVIESDHLIARAAGTGRYLLDRLLQLAEEFAGEVLDVRGRGLMCAFSLPSSAQRDELLAKLWDRGVIMLGSGADSVRFRPALTVSREEIDAAVDAVRDALRA; from the coding sequence ATGACCGCTGTTCTGTCGCATTCTGCCCACGATGCCTCCGCGGCCTCGCCGGTCGGCCCGGACGACGTCCGTGACGTGCTGGCCCGCAGCATCCTGGCCGACGGCCTGGACCTCGTCCTCGACATCGACCGCTCGCGCGGCTCGCATCTCGTCGACGCCCGCACCGGCAAGCGGTATCTCGACATGTTCACGTTCTTCGCGTCGTCGGCGCTGGGGATGAACCATCCGGCGCTGGCCGACGACGACGGCTTCCGTGCCGAACTCGCGGTGGCCGCGATCAACAAACCGAGCAACTCCGACGTCTACAGCGTGCCCATGGCGCGTTTCGTCGCGACGTTCGCGCGCGTGCTCGGCGACCCCGCACTGCCTCACCTGTTCTTCGTCGACGGCGGAGCGTTGGCCGTCGAGAACGCGCTGAAGGTGGCGTTCGACTGGAAGAGCCGGCACAACGAGGCTCGCGGAATCGACCCCGAGCTCGGGACCAAGGTGCTGCACCTGCGCGGCGCATTCCATGGCCGCAGCGGCTACACGCTCTCGCTGACCAACACCGACCCGAACAAGGTCGCACGCTTCCCGAAGTTCGACTGGCCCCGCATCGATGCGCCGTACCTGCGGCCAGGGGTCGATATGGATGCGGTGGAGGCCGAGTCGCTCCGTCAGGCGCGCGCGGAGTTCGAAAGCCACCCGCACGACATCGCCTGCTTCATCGCCGAGCCCATCCAGGGTGAGGGCGGCGACCGTCACTTCCGGCCGCAGTTCTTCGCAGCGATGCGGGCTCTGTGCGACGAGTTCGACGCACTGCTGATCTTCGACGAGGTCCAGACGGGCTGCGGGATGACCGGAACCCCTTGGGCCTACCAGCAATTGGGAGTCGCACCCGATGTGGTCGCATTCGGCAAGAAGACCCAGGTGTGCGGCATCATGGCCGGACGACGCGTCGACGAGGTGTCCGACAACGTCTTCGCCGTCAGTTCCCGGATCAACTCGACGTGGGGCGGCAACCTGGCCGACATGGTGCGTTCGCGGCGCATTCTGGAGGTCATCGAGTCGGACCACCTGATAGCGCGCGCGGCAGGGACGGGCCGGTACCTGCTCGACCGACTCCTCCAACTCGCGGAGGAGTTCGCCGGCGAGGTGCTCGACGTCCGAGGTCGTGGGTTGATGTGCGCGTTCAGTCTGCCGTCCTCCGCGCAGCGCGATGAGCTGCTCGCCAAGTTGTGGGATCGAGGGGTGATCATGCTTGGCAGCGGTGCCGACAGTGTGCGGTTCCGGCCGGCGCTGACGGTGTCGCGGGAGGAGATCGACGCCGCGGTCGATGCGGTGCGCGACGCGCTGCGCGCCTAG
- a CDS encoding Lrp/AsnC family transcriptional regulator, with protein sequence MSEPLDDIDRVLARELVADGRATLAHLASVAGLSVSAVQSRVRRLEARGVIVGYSARINPEAVGNMLSAFVAITPLDPSQPDDAPARLEHIDAIESCHSVAGEESYVLLVRVESARALEDLLQRIRTAANVRTRSTIILQTFYDRRDSVP encoded by the coding sequence ATGAGCGAACCGCTCGACGACATCGACCGGGTGCTGGCGCGCGAGTTGGTCGCCGACGGACGGGCCACGCTGGCCCACCTCGCGTCGGTAGCGGGGCTTTCGGTGTCGGCGGTCCAATCACGGGTCCGACGTCTCGAGGCTCGAGGCGTGATCGTCGGATACTCGGCCAGGATCAACCCCGAGGCCGTCGGCAACATGCTGTCGGCGTTCGTCGCCATCACCCCTCTCGATCCCTCTCAGCCCGATGATGCTCCTGCGCGGCTCGAACACATCGACGCCATCGAGTCATGTCACTCGGTGGCCGGCGAGGAGAGCTATGTGCTGCTCGTGCGTGTCGAGTCCGCGCGTGCGCTTGAAGACTTGCTGCAGCGAATCCGAACGGCGGCGAACGTACGCACTCGAAGCACCATCATCTTACAAACTTTTTACGATAGACGCGACTCGGTGCCGTAA
- the hglS gene encoding 2-oxoadipate dioxygenase/decarboxylase — MSLTVPTWRLRARFAAALSRLYAAEVPLYSKLLEVSTEVNRELGATERVTTERHGAIRVGSPRELEEVADLFAAFGMYPVGFYDLRDAESPVPVVSTAFRPIDADELERNPFRVFTSMLATSDQRFFSPDLRARVERRLAHRQLFEPALIDEARRIAAEGGTDRESAQRFVAAAVAAFALSREPIDRGWYDELSRVSAVAADIAGVATTHINHLTPRVLDIDELYRRMSQRGVAMIDAIQGPPRTSGPDVLLRQTSFRALAEPRRFRDDNGVVSDGTLRVRFGEVESRGVALTPEGRRRYEAAMRTVDPAAAWADHFPATHEEMAAAGLAYYHGGDPAKPVVYEDFLPASAAGIFRSNLDTDAQTSDGADGSDYSMHWMAGQIGHHIHDPYDLYEKAASS; from the coding sequence ATGAGCTTGACTGTCCCGACGTGGCGGCTGCGTGCGCGGTTCGCGGCGGCATTGTCGCGCCTTTACGCCGCCGAAGTGCCGCTTTACTCCAAGCTCCTCGAGGTCAGTACGGAGGTGAACCGCGAACTGGGCGCGACCGAGCGGGTGACCACGGAGCGCCACGGCGCGATCCGGGTCGGCAGCCCGCGCGAACTCGAGGAGGTGGCAGATCTCTTCGCGGCGTTCGGCATGTATCCGGTCGGTTTTTACGATCTGCGCGACGCCGAATCGCCGGTGCCGGTGGTGTCGACGGCTTTCCGGCCGATTGATGCAGACGAGTTGGAGCGCAACCCGTTTCGGGTGTTCACCTCCATGCTGGCGACGTCCGATCAGCGCTTCTTCTCCCCCGACCTGCGCGCCCGCGTCGAGCGCCGCCTGGCTCACCGGCAGCTGTTCGAGCCCGCGCTGATCGACGAGGCGCGCCGTATAGCCGCCGAGGGCGGCACGGACCGAGAGTCCGCGCAGCGCTTCGTCGCCGCCGCCGTCGCCGCGTTCGCGTTGTCACGGGAGCCGATCGATCGCGGGTGGTACGACGAGCTGAGCCGCGTATCGGCGGTGGCCGCCGACATCGCCGGTGTCGCCACGACGCACATCAATCACCTGACGCCGCGTGTGCTCGACATCGATGAGCTGTATCGGCGGATGTCGCAGCGCGGAGTCGCGATGATCGACGCGATACAGGGCCCGCCCCGCACCTCGGGACCGGATGTGTTGTTGCGGCAGACGTCTTTTCGGGCGCTGGCCGAGCCGCGCCGCTTCCGCGATGACAATGGTGTGGTGTCCGACGGCACGCTGCGGGTGCGCTTCGGTGAGGTCGAGTCGCGAGGGGTGGCGCTGACTCCCGAGGGCAGGCGACGGTATGAGGCCGCGATGAGGACCGTTGATCCGGCCGCGGCTTGGGCCGACCACTTCCCCGCCACCCATGAGGAGATGGCAGCAGCGGGGCTCGCCTACTACCACGGCGGTGATCCGGCGAAACCCGTTGTCTACGAGGACTTCTTGCCTGCCTCGGCGGCGGGCATCTTCCGATCGAATCTCGACACCGACGCGCAGACCTCGGATGGGGCAGACGGGTCGGACTACAGCATGCACTGGATGGCCGGACAGATCGGTCATCACATTCACGATCCCTACGATCTTTATGAGAAGGCCGCGTCATCATGA
- the amaB gene encoding L-piperidine-6-carboxylate dehydrogenase: MTTMQKSQLPTADDLRARVRDALAAVGSRVELGEPGQHGAARPATSGSRLHASTPIIGDVLFTIAETSPEQADTAIAEAAQAFTSWRTTPAPVRGALVARLGELLIEHKADVATLVTVEAGKITSEALGEVQEMIDICQFAVGLSRQLYGKTIASERPGHRLMETWHPLGVVGVITAFNFPVAVWAWNTAIALVCGDTVVWKPSELTPLTALACQALIERAADEVGAPREVSRLIQGGREIGERLVDDPRVALLSATGSVRMGQQVGPRVAARFGKVLLELGGNNAAIVTPSADLDLAVRGIVFSAAGTAGQRCTTLRRLIVHSSVADELVGRIVSAYRQLPIGDPAADGTLVGPLIHETAYRDMVKALEQARADGGEVIGGERHELGDESAYYVAPAVVRMPAQTDVVHTETFAPILYVLTYENLDEAIALNNAVPQGLSSSIFTTDVREAERFMSADGSDCGIANVNIGTSGAEIGGAFGGEKQTGGGRESGSDSWKAYMRRATNTVNYSSELPLAQGVHFG; encoded by the coding sequence ATGACCACTATGCAGAAATCACAGCTCCCCACCGCCGACGATCTGCGCGCCCGCGTCCGTGACGCACTGGCGGCCGTGGGTTCGCGGGTAGAACTCGGCGAGCCGGGCCAACACGGAGCCGCTCGGCCGGCGACATCCGGTTCACGCTTGCATGCCAGCACGCCCATCATCGGCGACGTGCTGTTCACGATCGCGGAGACCAGTCCCGAGCAGGCCGATACCGCCATTGCCGAAGCCGCGCAGGCGTTTACGTCGTGGCGTACCACCCCGGCACCCGTTCGCGGTGCGCTGGTGGCGCGCCTCGGCGAGCTGCTGATCGAGCACAAGGCCGACGTCGCGACGCTCGTCACGGTGGAGGCCGGCAAGATCACCTCAGAAGCCCTCGGCGAGGTGCAGGAGATGATCGACATCTGCCAGTTCGCCGTCGGCCTCTCACGTCAGCTCTACGGCAAGACCATCGCCTCCGAGCGTCCCGGCCACCGGCTGATGGAGACCTGGCATCCGCTCGGCGTCGTCGGCGTCATCACGGCATTCAACTTCCCGGTGGCGGTTTGGGCCTGGAACACCGCGATCGCATTGGTGTGCGGCGACACCGTCGTATGGAAGCCCTCGGAGCTCACCCCATTGACGGCGCTGGCCTGTCAGGCGTTGATCGAACGCGCAGCCGACGAGGTGGGTGCGCCGCGGGAGGTCAGCCGGCTCATTCAGGGTGGCCGTGAGATCGGCGAGCGCCTCGTCGACGATCCGCGGGTGGCACTGCTGAGCGCGACGGGTTCGGTGCGGATGGGGCAGCAGGTCGGGCCGCGGGTCGCGGCGCGGTTCGGGAAGGTGCTGCTCGAACTCGGCGGCAACAACGCCGCCATCGTCACGCCGTCGGCCGACCTGGACCTCGCGGTGCGCGGCATCGTGTTCTCCGCCGCAGGCACGGCCGGACAGCGATGCACGACCTTGCGCCGCCTGATCGTGCACTCCTCGGTCGCCGACGAACTCGTCGGCCGGATCGTGTCGGCGTACCGGCAGCTGCCGATCGGCGATCCGGCGGCCGACGGCACGCTGGTCGGCCCGCTGATCCACGAAACCGCCTACCGCGACATGGTCAAGGCGCTGGAGCAGGCCCGCGCAGACGGCGGTGAGGTGATCGGGGGTGAGCGCCACGAACTCGGAGACGAGAGCGCCTACTACGTCGCGCCCGCCGTCGTCCGCATGCCCGCACAGACCGACGTGGTGCATACCGAGACGTTCGCACCGATTCTCTACGTGCTGACCTACGAGAACCTGGATGAGGCGATCGCGCTGAACAATGCGGTACCACAGGGTCTTTCGTCGTCGATCTTCACAACGGACGTGCGCGAGGCGGAGCGCTTCATGTCCGCCGACGGCTCGGACTGCGGTATCGCCAACGTCAACATCGGCACGTCGGGCGCCGAGATCGGCGGCGCGTTCGGTGGCGAGAAGCAGACCGGGGGTGGGCGTGAGTCCGGCTCGGACTCATGGAAGGCGTACATGCGCCGGGCGACCAACACGGTCAACTACTCGTCCGAGCTGCCGTTGGCGCAGGGCGTGCACTTCGGCTAG
- a CDS encoding SRPBCC family protein produces the protein MIELHVERAIAATPERVFDWLADPKSLKAAPLVLGARLANGSSEPKAGAVRVVTGTGMWFEEEYTAYDPPRSFSYLILRSVPGFIHEGGTLTFTPQGEGTHVDWITKYTHPLWSGGKAFEPVSSRLLRWSFLAVLDGCAKALES, from the coding sequence GTGATCGAACTGCACGTCGAACGCGCCATAGCGGCGACACCAGAGCGCGTCTTCGACTGGCTGGCCGACCCGAAGAGCCTCAAGGCGGCGCCGCTCGTCCTCGGCGCGAGGCTGGCGAACGGCTCTTCGGAGCCGAAAGCAGGCGCGGTGCGCGTGGTGACCGGCACAGGCATGTGGTTCGAAGAGGAGTACACGGCCTACGACCCGCCGCGCAGCTTCTCCTATCTCATCCTGCGGTCGGTCCCCGGCTTCATCCACGAGGGCGGCACATTGACGTTCACACCTCAGGGCGAAGGCACCCACGTCGACTGGATCACCAAGTACACCCATCCGCTGTGGTCGGGTGGCAAAGCGTTCGAGCCGGTGAGTTCGCGACTGCTGCGGTGGAGCTTTCTCGCCGTCCTCGACGGCTGTGCCAAGGCGTTGGAGTCCTAG